The following DNA comes from Occultella kanbiaonis.
TGACCGCGACCGCCGAGGGGGAGCACGGTAGCGCCACCGACGAGGTCGCGTTCACCGTGGTCGTCACGGCCGAGGGTCTTCGGGAGAGGATCATCGCGCTCGACCTGCCCACGGGCTTCCAGAGGCAGCTGCTCACCGCCCTCGACAACGAGGACTGGGACGAACTGGCCTCCGCGGCGGGGCGCCGCATCCCGGACGAGACCGTCCGGGCAGCGATCCTCGAGGAGATCGCCTATCTCGCCGATCGCTAGGCACGCCATGCCCCGCTGATGGCACGAATGCCCGGTCCGCATCGAGCGGACCGGGCATTCGTACGGTGGGCCGACGCGGCCGGCCCGGGGTGCGCGGGATCAGACCTCGCGGTTCTCCGAGGAGATCATCCACGCCTGCTTCTCCAGGTCGGCGATGATGGCGTGCAGGAGGTCGGCCGTCGTCGGGTCCTCGGCATCGACGTCGTCGTGGACCTCACGGGCGACGGCGGTCGCCTGGGCGATTCGCTCGACGATGGTGTCGACCGTGTCGCCGACGGAGACGAGGTCGGCGGGGTAGGGGGTCAGGTCGGTGGTGGCGGCGACGGTCTCGGTCCGGCCGTCGGGCACGACCTGTAGGGCGCGCATGCGCTCGGCGACGACGTCGCTCTGCTCACGCGCCACGTCGACCAGTTCGTCGAGCTGCAGGTGCAGGTCTCGGAAGCCGCGGCCGGTCACGTTCCAGTGGGCCTGCTTGCCCATGACGTGCAGGTCGACCAGTGCGACCAGGACCCGCTGGAGGTTGGCGCGCAGCTTCTCTGAGGCTGTCGTGGTGGTGATGGACACGAGATCCTGCCTTTCTGGCCGCCGGTCGGGCGGCGATGCTGGTGCTGTATTCGTGAACGACTCCAGTTTAGGACGGTCGGTTCGCTCGCGCCAGCAAGGAGAGGCGTACCTACTCGGCTGCGGGTCGGGCGCACTCGTCGCAGATGCCCCAGAAGATGACCTCCGCGGTTGCCACGGCGAAGCCGGGCGGGGTGGGCCCGTGCAGGCAGGGTGCCTCGCCGGTCGTACAGGCGACGTCCGTCACCTTCCCGCACACCGAGCAGACGGCGTGGTGGTGATTGTCGTGCACCAAGCGCTCGTACCGCGCGGATGACCGCGCCGGCTCGAACCGGCGGACCAGCCCGGCCCGGTGCAGGTCGGCAAGGATGTTGTGCACCGCCTGCAGGCTCGGCGCGTGTTCGCCCAGGCGTCGCCGCAGCGTTTCGGCGTCGAGGTGGGGGGTCTCGGCGAGGACCGCCAGGACCGCCAGGCGCCCCGTGGTCGCACGCAACCCCGAGGCGCGCAGCAACTCGACATCCGACGGGTCGGCGATCGCGGTCATGCCAGCACGGTAGATCGAAATCGTGAACGACTCAAGTAACGCCCCCGGATGCGAACCGCCGTCAGCCGGAACACGATGACTCATGACGTCACACGCGAAGCCCACGAACGTCCCGGCCCAGAGCCAACCGTGGCCGGGGCGGACCACGGAGATGGAACCGCAACCCGATCACGGGGAGCAGAGTCACACCGGACGTGACCGCTTGGTCGGCAAGAAGGCGTTGATCACGGGCGGCGACTCCGGGATCGGCCGTGCCACGGCGATCGCGTTCGCGAAGGAGGGTGCCGACGTGGCGATCGCTTACCTACCACAGGAGCAGGCGGACGCAGAGGCGACCCGCGCCGCCGTGGAGGGCGCCGGCCGCCGCTGTGTGCTGCTCCCGACCGATCAGCGCACCGAGTCGGCCAACATCGATCTCGCCGCGGCAGCCGTCGACGCCCTCGGCGAGATCCACGTCCTGGTCAACAATGCGGGCTTCCAGATGGCGCAGACCGGAGGGATCACCGACTTCCCCAGCGGTCAGTTGGAGCGGGTTTTCGAGACGAATGTGTTCGCGGGCTTCTGGCTGACGAAGGCGATGGTGCCGCACCTCGCCCCCGGCTCGAGCGTGATCTTCACGACGTCGATCCAGGCCTACGACCCGTCCGAGCCGCTCCTCGACTACGCCGCCACGAAGGCGGCGCTGAACAACCTGATGGTCAACCTCGCCGCCGACCTCGGGCCGAAGGGGATCCGAGTGAACGCCGTGGCACCGGGGCCGATCTGGACGCCGCTGATTCCCAGCACGTTCAACGCCGAGAAGGTGAAGGACTTCGGCGCCGACACGCCACTGGGGCGCCCGGGGCAACCTGTCGAGGTCGCCGCGGCGTTCGTGTTCCTCGCCTCGGACGAGGCAAGCTACGTCAGCGGCACAGTGCTCGGCGTGACCGGCGGGAAGGCGATCTTCTGATGCGGGCAGTGACCTGGCAGGGCACTGAGGACGTGCAGGTGCAGGACGTACCGGATCCGCTGATCCAGGAGCCGACGGACGCGGTCATCAAAGTCACGTCGACGGCCATCTGTGGCTCGGATCTGCATCTGTACAGCGTGCTCGGAGCATTCCTCGACCCCGGCGACGTCCTCGGCCACGAGGCTATGGGGATTGTGGAGGAGGTCGGTTCCGAGGTGACCCGGATCCGGCCCGGTGACCGGGTGGTGGTTCCGTTCCCGATCGCTTGCGGTACGTGCTGGATGTGTCAGCACGGCTTGTCCACCCAGTGCGAGACCACGCAGGTGCGGTCCCAGGACAAGGGCGCGGCCCTGTTCGGCTACACCAAGCTGTACGGGCAGATCCCGGGCGGTCAGGCGCAGTACCTGCGGGTCCCGCAGGCGCAGTTCGGGCCGATCCCGGTGCCGGACGATGCCAGCCCGGACGAGCGCTACCTCTACCTTTCGGACGTGCTGCCGACGGCGTGGCAGGCGGTGGAGTACGCGGGAGTGCCCGAGAACTCGACGGTCCTGGTGCTCGGGCTCGGGCCGATCGGCCAGATGAGTGCGCGCATCGCGCTGCACCGGGGCGCATCGCTGGTGCTCGCCGCGGACTTCGTGCCCGCACGTCTCACCATGGCGGCCCGGCACGGGGTAGAGGTGCTGGACCTGCGCGAGATCGACGATCTGCCGGCGACCGTGCGCGGGCTCACGAAGGGCCGCGGCCCCGATGCCGTGATCGACGCCGTCGGGATGGAGGCCCATGGCTCGCCGGTAGCGGCGGGCGTGCAGAAGGTCGCGGGGGCATTGCCCGACGCGCTGGCCGCACCACTGATGAAGAAGGCCGGGATCGACCGCCTGGCGGCGTTGCGTACCGCGATCAGCGCCGTGCGGCGCGGGGGCACGCTCTCGCTGTCCGGTGTCTACGGTGGCGCGGCCGACCCATTGCCCATGATGGAGATGTTCGACAAGCAGCTCACGGTGCGGATGGGACAGGCGAACGTGCACCGGTGGGTCCAGGCGTTGCTGCCACTGGTGGCTGACGACGCCGATCCACTGGGCGTTCTCGACCTGCGTACCCACCGGCTGCCGCTGGAGGACGCGCCCGGCGGCTACCGGACGTTCCAGAAGAAGGAGGACGGCTGCGTCAAGGTCGTCCTGGACCCGCAGGGCTGAGCCGTGGAGAAGTACTGGAGCTCCACTACCACGTCGGCGCCTGAGGCTGTAGCCGCGGTCAGCGGCGAATACGACGTGGCGGTGGTCGGTGCCGGCATCACCGGGCTGAGCACCGCCGTGATGCTGGCCGCTCGCGGCTGCCGTGTCGTGGTCCTCGAAGCGCGACACGCGGGCGCCGGCACCACCGGCTCCTCGACGGCGAAGGTGTCCGTGCTGCAGGGGCGCCGGCAGTCCGAGATCGCTGCCAAGCAGTCCGGCGACCTGCTCGCGCACTACGTGGCCGGTGGGCGGTTCGGGCAGGACTGGTTGTTGGAATTCTGCGCGAGTGCGGGGGTCGGGGTACAACGTCCGAGCGCGGTGACCTACGCCGCAGGCCCCGACGAGGTGGCGACGGTCGAGCAGGAACAGCGGGTCTGCGAGGACGTGGGCCTGCCCGTGACCTGGCGGGCGCAGGACGACGTGCCGTTCCCGTTCGTGGGCGGCGTCGTGCTCGCGGACCAGGCGCAACTGGATCCGCTCGAACTCCTCGCCGCGCTCGTCGCCGACGCCACGGCCCGCGGCGTGCACGTGTGCACGGGCACGCGGGTCACCGATGTCGACGACGGCCCCGACCGCCTGGTGACCACGGAGCGCGGCTCCGTGCGCGCGGACCGGGTCGTGCTTGCCACGGGTATCCCGATCGCGGATCGGGGTGGCTTCTTCGCCAGGGTCGCGCCGCAACGGTCGTATGCCCTCGCGCTGCGGCTGCCCGACCTCCCCGCGTCGGACATGTATCTATCCGCAGGCAGTCCGGTCCGGTCGATCCGCACCACCCCTCGAGGGCAGGGACAGACGCTCCTGGTCGGGGGCAACTCGCACCCGGTCGGCCGAAGCAGTTCCGAGCGGGAGGCGGTCGAGGACCTGGTCGCGTGGGCGTTGCGGCACTACCCGGGAGCGGAGGTGACGCACCGATGGTCCGCCCAGGACTACCACCCGATCGATGCCCTGCCCTACGTCGGGCCCTTGACGCCGTCGAACGACCGGGTGCTGGTCGCGACCGGCTTCGCGAAGTGGGGGCTGACCACCGGAGTGGCCGCTGCGGCCGTCCTCAGTGGGCTGGTCGACGACGGCGCACCCGAGTGGGCGGACGCATTCGCGAGTTGGAGCGGTCACGAACTCGCAGGGGTCGGCACCGGCGTGAAGCAGAACCTCAAGGTCGTCGCCGATCTTGTGGTCGACAGGGTGGCGGCGCTCGAGCCGGTCCCCGACGTTGCTCCGGTCGAGGGTACCGGGTGCGTGGGCCGGGCAGGAGGGCGCCCGGTTGCTATCTCCACCACCGACGGTGTGACCCGGGCCGTCTCGGCCACCTGCACCCACTTGAGTGGGCTGGTGCACTGGAACGATGCCGAACGGAGCTGG
Coding sequences within:
- a CDS encoding Dps family protein produces the protein MSITTTTASEKLRANLQRVLVALVDLHVMGKQAHWNVTGRGFRDLHLQLDELVDVAREQSDVVAERMRALQVVPDGRTETVAATTDLTPYPADLVSVGDTVDTIVERIAQATAVAREVHDDVDAEDPTTADLLHAIIADLEKQAWMISSENREV
- a CDS encoding Fur family transcriptional regulator, with protein sequence MTAIADPSDVELLRASGLRATTGRLAVLAVLAETPHLDAETLRRRLGEHAPSLQAVHNILADLHRAGLVRRFEPARSSARYERLVHDNHHHAVCSVCGKVTDVACTTGEAPCLHGPTPPGFAVATAEVIFWGICDECARPAAE
- a CDS encoding SDR family oxidoreductase; amino-acid sequence: MTSHAKPTNVPAQSQPWPGRTTEMEPQPDHGEQSHTGRDRLVGKKALITGGDSGIGRATAIAFAKEGADVAIAYLPQEQADAEATRAAVEGAGRRCVLLPTDQRTESANIDLAAAAVDALGEIHVLVNNAGFQMAQTGGITDFPSGQLERVFETNVFAGFWLTKAMVPHLAPGSSVIFTTSIQAYDPSEPLLDYAATKAALNNLMVNLAADLGPKGIRVNAVAPGPIWTPLIPSTFNAEKVKDFGADTPLGRPGQPVEVAAAFVFLASDEASYVSGTVLGVTGGKAIF
- a CDS encoding zinc-dependent alcohol dehydrogenase, giving the protein MRAVTWQGTEDVQVQDVPDPLIQEPTDAVIKVTSTAICGSDLHLYSVLGAFLDPGDVLGHEAMGIVEEVGSEVTRIRPGDRVVVPFPIACGTCWMCQHGLSTQCETTQVRSQDKGAALFGYTKLYGQIPGGQAQYLRVPQAQFGPIPVPDDASPDERYLYLSDVLPTAWQAVEYAGVPENSTVLVLGLGPIGQMSARIALHRGASLVLAADFVPARLTMAARHGVEVLDLREIDDLPATVRGLTKGRGPDAVIDAVGMEAHGSPVAAGVQKVAGALPDALAAPLMKKAGIDRLAALRTAISAVRRGGTLSLSGVYGGAADPLPMMEMFDKQLTVRMGQANVHRWVQALLPLVADDADPLGVLDLRTHRLPLEDAPGGYRTFQKKEDGCVKVVLDPQG
- a CDS encoding FAD-dependent oxidoreductase gives rise to the protein MAVVGAGITGLSTAVMLAARGCRVVVLEARHAGAGTTGSSTAKVSVLQGRRQSEIAAKQSGDLLAHYVAGGRFGQDWLLEFCASAGVGVQRPSAVTYAAGPDEVATVEQEQRVCEDVGLPVTWRAQDDVPFPFVGGVVLADQAQLDPLELLAALVADATARGVHVCTGTRVTDVDDGPDRLVTTERGSVRADRVVLATGIPIADRGGFFARVAPQRSYALALRLPDLPASDMYLSAGSPVRSIRTTPRGQGQTLLVGGNSHPVGRSSSEREAVEDLVAWALRHYPGAEVTHRWSAQDYHPIDALPYVGPLTPSNDRVLVATGFAKWGLTTGVAAAAVLSGLVDDGAPEWADAFASWSGHELAGVGTGVKQNLKVVADLVVDRVAALEPVPDVAPVEGTGCVGRAGGRPVAISTTDGVTRAVSATCTHLSGLVHWNDAERSWDCPLHGSRFTTDGTLLEGPATKDLPGLEGSEAD